The sequence below is a genomic window from Chitinivibrionales bacterium.
GCCGCTATTTGTCCTTTCCTTTTGCATTCACAAGGTGAAATATAAACGCAGGGACCGTTAATACCGCGGCGGAAACGCCGGTGACAAGAGAAACTTTATACTGTCCGGTCGCTTTGTCGAATTTCGCCTGGGCTGCGACATGCTCCATGATCCGGGCGGCTTCCCTGTCTGTGTTATACGCCGATGCATAGAAAACGCCGCTGGTAACCGCAGCGCTGAGGCCGAGACCGTACATCAGATAAACAAAGCGCGGTGTTTTTTTCCTTTTCGGCGCCAGAGGAGACGGGCAACGGAGCGTAAAAAGGGAATCATTATTGATGGTGATGGAATAATCGGACGTTTTAAGAGCAAGAGGAAGCGCTCCGGAAAACCGTATCGAGTCAATAACAAGAGAATCGCATTTGCCCTTTGAAATGACGCCTCGTTGCGCATGCCTTATTACCGCATATTTCAAATCAAGCTTACCCGATTCGCCAACTTCAATCCCTTTCCACAGAAAATTATCGTTCCTGGGTTTTTTTACCATATCGGCGCTGTCTATTTTCGTGAAAACGACCGGCGCATCGCGCGTCCCGGCTGCTTCCAGCTCTCCGTTGACCGCTATGAATGCATCAGGCTCAAAAAATAAGGTGACATTGCCGGGAATAGTCAGCTTTTTGCCCTCAGGGACAACAAACCCGCCGGCTATCGCCCACTTATTGGAAGCAAACGAAGATGGTTGGATAGAATCAGTCAGGAGCATATACCCGCGCCTGGCGTAACGCTCTTGAAGGATTTCTTTCATATCGACAATATTCGGTTTAATCGGGCTTAATTCTTCGGCAAAAGCGCCGACCGTATGCAATAAAATCGCAATAATAATAGTAGAGTATCTCATGACCATAAGCTGTGACAGTATCCGATCCAAATTCTTTCTGGAAATACCTGGTGCAAATTATATTAAAAATAGGTGAAAACCACGTTTATGAACAAAAAAATTCAGCCTTTTACCTTTTCATTCCAGGACGTTATCGTTTGAATTCTTTAGAAATAGAAAAAATTTTCAAAGATCCCCGATATCCGCCTGTCGGCACTATCATAGCGAACTGCAAGCTTACCTCAATTATCGGTATTGGTGGTGTTGCAGTGGTATATCAAACCTTTGAAATCGACCTCGAATTGCAGCGGGCCATGAAAATGCTCAAAGCCGACGCCGCTGGTTATCTCCGGAAAAAATTCGAGGCCGAAGCCAAGCTGACCGCCAGGCTGGACCATCCGAATATTGTCAAAGTGCATGGAAGCGGCATATACGATGGTCGTCTTCCATTTATACACATGGAATATATCGACGGAAAGTCGCTTCGAACACTCCTGACCGCTCATCATACTCTGCCGCCCGCGGTGTGTCTTTCAATCATAACCATAGT
It includes:
- a CDS encoding protein kinase, which translates into the protein MTVSDPNSFWKYLVQIILKIGENHVYEQKNSAFYLFIPGRYRLNSLEIEKIFKDPRYPPVGTIIANCKLTSIIGIGGVAVVYQTFEIDLELQRAMKMLKADAAGYLRKKFEAEAKLTARLDHPNIVKVHGSGIYDGRLPFIHMEYIDGKSLRTLLTAHHTLPPAVCLSIITIVSSALEYAYAQSYSLWGKQGNKLVHRDLKPENILISNEGVVKVMDFGLSQFESGRNEGGWGTTPYMAPEQIDHQPADLRNDLYSMGVILYELLCGVRPFPDDELLHERLKKQGKYQ